The genomic region NNNNNNNNNNNNNNNNNNNNNNNNNNNNNNNNNNNNNNNNNNNNNNNNNNNNNNNNNNNNNNNNNNNNNNNNNNNNNNNNNNNNNNNNNNNNNNNNNNNNNNNNNNNNNNNNNNNNNNNNNNNNNNNNNNNNNNNNNNNNNNNNNNNNNNNNNNNNNNNNNNNNNNNNNNNNNNNNNNNNNNNNNNNNNNNNNNNNNNNNNNNNNNNNNNNNNNNNNNNNNNNNNNNNNNNNNNNNNNNNNNNNNNNNNNNNNNNNNNNNNNNNNNNNNNNNNNNNNNNNNNNNNNNNNNNNNNNNNNNNNNNNNNNNNNNNNNNNNNNNNNNNNNNNNNNNNNNNNNNNNNNNNNNNNNNNNNNNNNNNNNNNNNNNNNNNNNNNNNNNNNNNNNNNNNNNNNNNNNNNNNNNNNNNNNNNNNNNNNNNNNNNNNNNNNNNNNNNNNNNNNNNNNNNNNNNNNNNNNNNNNNNNNNNNNNNNNNNNNNNNNNNNNNNNNNNNNNNNNNNNNNNNNNNNNNNNNNNNNNNNNNNNNNNNNNNNNNNNNNNNNNNNNNNNNNNNNNNNNNNNNNNNNNNNNNNNNNNNNNNNNNNNNNNNNNNNNNNNNNNNNNNNNNNNNNNNNNNNNNNNNNNNNNNNNNNNNNNNNNNNNNNNNNNNNNNNNNNNNNNNNNNNNNNNNNNNNNNNNNNNNNNNNNNNNNNNNNNNNNNNNNNNNNNNNNNNNNNNNNNNNNNNNNNNNNNNNNNNNNNNNNNNNNNNNNNNNNNNNNNNNNNNNNNNNNNNNNNNNNNNNNNNNNNNNNNNNNNNNNNNNNNNNNNNNNNNNNNNNNNNNNNNNNNNNNNNNNNNNNNNNNNNNNNNNNNNNNNNNNNNNNNNNNNNNNNNNNNNNNNNNNNNNNNNNNNNNNNNNNNNNNNNNNNNNNNNNNNNNNNNNNNNNNNNNNNNNNNNNNNNNNNNNNNNNNNNNNNNNNNNNNNNNNNNNNNNNNNNNNNNNNNNNNNNNNNNNNNNNNNNNNNNNNNNNNNNNNNNNNNNNNNNNNNNNNNNNNNNNNNNNNNNNNNNNNNNNNNNNNNNNNNNNNNNNNNNNNNNNNNNNNNNNNNNNNNNNNNNNNNNNNNNNNNNNNNNNNNNNNNNNNNNNNNNNNNNNNNNNNNNNNNNNNNNNNNNNNNNNNNNNNNNNNNNNNNNNNNNNNNNNNNNNNNNNNNNNNNNNNNNNNNNNNNNNNNNNNNNNNNNNNNNNNNNNNNNNNNNNNNNNNNNNNNNNNNNNNNNNNNNNNNNNNNNNNNNNNNNNNNNNNNNNNNNNNNNNNNNNNNNNNNNNNNNNNNNNNNNNNNNNNNNNNNNNNNNNNNNNNNNNNNNNNNNNNNNNNNNNNNNNNNNNNNNNNNNNNNNNNNNNNNNNNNNNNNNNNNNNNNNNNNNNNNNNNNNNNNNNNNNNNNNNNNNNNNNNNNNNNNNNNNNNNNNNNNNNNNNNNNNNNNNNNNNNNNNNNNNNNNNNNNNNNNNNNNNNNNNNNNNNNNNNNNNNNNNNNNNNNNNNNNNNNNNNNNNNNNNNNNNNNNNNNNNNNNNNNNNNNNNNNNNNNNNNNNNNNNNNNNNNNNNNNNNNNNNNNNNNNNNNNNNNNNNNNNNNNNNNNNNNNNNNNNNNNNNNNNNNNNNNNNNNNNNNNNNNNNNNNNNNNNNNNNNNNNNNNNNNNNNNNNNNNNNNNNNNNNNNNNNNNNNNNNNNNNNNNNNNNNNNNNNNNNNNNNNNNNNNNNNNNNNNNNNNNNNNNNNNNNNNNNNNNNNNNNNNNNNNNNNNNNNNNNNNNNNNNNNNNNNNNNNNNNNNNNNNNNNNNNNNNNNNNNNNNNNNNNNNNNNNNNNNNNNNNNNNNNNNNNNNNNNNNNNNNNNNNNNNNNNNNNNNNNNNNNNNNNNNNNNNNNNNNNNNNNNNNNNNNNNNNNNNNNNNNNNNNNNNNNNNNNNNNNNNNNNNNNNNNNNNNNNNNNNNNNNNNNNNNNNNNNNNNNNNNNNNNNNNNNNNNNNNNNNNNNNNNNNNNNNNNNNNNNNNNNNNNNNNNNNNNNNNNNNNNNNNNNNNNNNNNNNNNNNNNNNNNNNNNNNNNNNNNNNNNNNNNNNNNNNNNNNNNNNNNNNNNNNNNNNNNNNNNNNNNNNNNNNNNNNNNNNNNNNNNNNNNNNNNNNNNNNNNNNNNNNNNNNNNNNNNNNNNNNNNNNNNNNNNNNNNNNNNNNNNNNNNNNNNNNNNNNNNNNNNNNNNNNNNNNNNNNNNNNNNNNNNNNNNNNNNNNNNNNNNNNNNNNNNNNNNNNNNNNNNNNNNNNNNNNNNNNNNNNNNNNNNNNNNNNNNNNNNNNNNNNNNNNNNNNNNNNNNNNNNNNNNNNNNNNNNNNNNNNNNNNNNNNNNNNNNNNNNNNNNNNNNNNNNNNNNNNNNNNNNNNNNNNNNNNNNNNNNNNNNNNNNNNNNNNNNNNNNNNNNNNNNNNNNNNNNNNNNNNNNNNNNNNNNNNNNNNNNNNNNNNNNNNNNNNNNNNNNNNNNNNNNNNNNNNNNNNNNNNNNNNNNNNNNNNNNNNNNNNNNNNNNNNNNNNNNNNNNNNNNNNNNNNNNNNNNNNNNNNNNNNNNNNNNNNNNNNNNNNNNNNNNNNNNNNNNNNNNNNNNNNNNNNNNNNNNNNNNNNNNNNNNNNNNNNNNNNNNNNNNNNNNNNNNNNNNNNNNNNNNNNNNNNNNNNNNNNNNNNNNNNNNNNNNNNNNNNNNNNNNNNNNNNNNNNNNNNNNNNNNNNNNNNNNNNNNNNNNNNNNNNNNNNNNNNNNNNNNNNNNNNNNNNNNNNNNNNNNNNNNNNNNNNNNNNNNNNNNNNNNNNNNNNNNNNNNNNNNNNNNNNNNNNNNNNNNNNNNNNNNNNNNNNNNNNNNNNNNNNNNNNNNNNNNNNNNNNNNNNNNNNNNNNNNNNNNNNNNNNNNNNNNNNNNNNNNNNNNNNNNNNNNNNNNNNNNNNNNNNNNNNNNNNNNNNNNNNNNNNNNNNNNNNNNNNNNNNNNNNNNNNNNNNNNNNNNNNNNNNNNNNNNNNNNNNNNNNNNNNNNNNNNNNNNNNNNNNNNNNNNNNNNNNNNNNNNNNNNNNNNNNNNNNNNNNNNNNNNNNNNNNNNNNNNNNNNNNNNNNNNNNNNNNNNNNNNNNNNNNNNNNNNNNNNNNNNNNNNNNNNNNNNNNNNNNNNNNNNNNNNNNNNNNNNNNNNNNNNNNNNNNNNNNNNNNNNNNNNNNNNNNNNNNNNNNNNNNNNNNNNNNNNNNNNNNNNNNNNNNNNNNNNNNNNNNNNNNNNNNNNNNNNNNNNNNNNNNNNNNNNNNNNNNNNNNNNNNNNNNNNNNNNNNNNNNNNNNNNNNNNNNNNNNNNNNNNNNNNNNNNNNNNNNNNNNNNNNNNNNNNNNNNNNNNNNNNNNNNNNNNNNNNNNNNNNNNNNNNNNNNNNNNNNNNNNNNNNNNNNNNNNNNNNNNNNNNNNNNNNNNNNNNNNNNNNNNNNNNNNNNNNNNNNNNNNNNNNNNNNNNNNNNNNNNNNNNNNNNNNNNNNNNNNNNNNNNNNNNNNNNNNNNNNNNNNNNNNNNNNNNNNNNNNNNNNNNNNNNNNNNNNNNNNNNNNNNNNNNNNNNNNNNNNNNNNNNNNNNNNNNNNNNNNNNNNNNNNNNNNNNNNNNNNNNNNNNNNNNNNNNNNNNNNNNNNNNNNNNNNNNNNNNNNNNNNNNNNNNNNNNNNNNNNNNNNNNNNNNNNNNNNNNNNNNNNNNNNNNNNNNNNNNNNNNNNNNNNNNNNNNNNNNNNNNNNNNNNNNNNNNNNNNNNNNNNNNNNNNNNNNNNNNNNNNNNNNNNNNNNNNNNNNNNNNNNNNNNNNNNNNNNNNNNNNNNNNNNNNNNNNNNNNNNNNNNNNNNNNNNNNNNNNNNNNNNNNNNNNNNNNNNNNNNNNNNNNNNNNNNNNNNNNNNNNNNNNNNNNNNNNNNNNNNNNNNNNNNNNNNNNNNNNNNNNNNNNNNNNNNNNNNNNNNNNNNNNNNNNNNNNNNNNNNNNNNNNNNNNNNNNNNNNNNNNNNNNNNNNNNNNNNNNNNNNNNNNNNNNNNNNNNNNNNNNNNNNNNNNNNNNNNNNNNNNNNNNNNNNNNNNNNNNNNNNNNNNNNNNNNNNNNNNNNNNNNNNNNNNNNNNNNNNNNNNNNNNNNNNNNNNNNNNNNNNNNNNNNNNNNNNNNNNNNNNNNNNNNNNNNNNNNNNNNNNNNNNNNNNNNNNNNNNNNNNNNNNNNNNNNNNNNNNNNNNNNNNNNNNNNNNNNNNNNNNNNNNNNNNNNNNNNNNNNNNNNNNNNNNNNNNNNNNNNNNNNNNNNNNNNNNNNNNNNNNNNNNNNNNNNNNNNNNNNNNNNNNNNNNNNNNNNNNNNNNNNNNNNNNNNNNNNNNNNNNNNNNNNNNNNNNNNNNNNNNNNNNNNNNNNNNNNNNNNNNNNNNNNNNNNNNNNNNNNNNNNNNNNNNNNNNNNNNNNNNNNNNNNNNNNNNNNNNNNNNNNNNNNNNNNNNNNNNNNNNNNNNNNNNNNNNNNNNNNNNNNNNNNNNNNNNNNNNNNNNNNNNNNNNNNNNNNNNNNNNNNNNNNNNNNNNNNNNNNNNNNNNNNNNNNNNNNNNNNNNNNNNNNNNNNNNNNNNNNNNNNNNNNNNNNNNNNNNNNNNNNNNNNNNNNNNNNNNNNNNNNNNNNNNNNNNNNNNNNNNNNNNNNNNNNNNNNNNNNNNNNNNNNNNNNNNNNNNNNNNNNNNNNNNNNNNNNNNNNNNNNNNNNNNNNNNNNNNNNNNNNNNNNNNNNNNNNNNNNNNNNNNNNNNNNNNNNNNNNNNNNNNNNNNNNNNNNNNNNNNNNNNNNNNNNNNNNNNNNNNNNNNNNNNNNNNNNNNNNNNNNNNNNNNNNNNNNNNNNNNNNNNNNNNNNNNNNNNNNNNNNNNNNNNNNNNNNNNNNNNNNNNNNNNNNNNNNNNNNNNNNNNNNNNNNNNNNNNNNNNNNNNNNNNNNNNNNNNNNNNNNNNNNNNNNNNNNNNNNNNNNNNNNNNNNNNNNNNNNNNNNNNNNNNNNNNNNNNNNNNNNNNNNNNNNNNNNNNNNNNNNNNNNNNNNNNNNNNNNNNNNNNNNNNNNNNNNNNNNNNNNNNNNNNNNNNNNNNNNNNNNNNNNNNNNNNNNNNNNNNNNNNNNNNNNNNNNNNNNNNNNNNNNNNNNNNNNNNNNNNNNNNNNNNNNNNNNNNNNNNNNNNNNNNNNNNNNNNNNNNNNNNNNNNNNNNNNNNNNNNNNNNNNNNNNNNNNNNNNNNNNNNNNNNNNNNNNNNNNNNNNNNNNNNNNNNNNNNNNNNNNNNNNNNNNNNNNNNNNNNNNNNNNNNNNNNNNNNNNNNNNNNNNNNNNNNNNNNNNNNNNNNNNNNNNNNNNNNNNNNNNNNNNNNNNNNNNNNNNNNNNNNNNNNNNNNNNNNNNNNNNNNNNNNNNNNNNNNNNNNNNNNNNNNNNNNNNNNNNNNNNNNNNNNNNNNNNNNNNNNNNNNNNNNNNNNNNNNNNNNNNNNNNNNNNNNNNNNNNNNNNNNNNNNNNNNNNNNNNNNNNNNNNNNNNNNNNNNNNNNNNNNNNNNNNNNNNNNNNNNNNNNNNNNNNNNNNNNNNNNNNNNNNNNNNNNNNNNNNNNNNNNNNNNNNNNNNNNNNNNNNNNNNNNNNNNNNNNNNNNNNNNNNNNNNNNNNNNNNNNNNNNNNNNNNNNNNNNNNNNNNNNNNNNNNNNNNNNNNNNNNNNNNNNNNNNNNNNNNNNNNNNNNNNNNNNNNNNNNNNNNNNNNNNNNNNNNNNNNNNNNNNNNNNNNNNNNNNNNNNNNNNNNNNNNNNNNNNNNNNNNNNNNNNNNNNNNNNNNNNNNNNNNNNNNNNNNNNNNNNNNNNNNNNNNNNNNNNNNNNNNNNNNNNNNNNNNNNNNNNNNNNNNNNNNNNNNNNNNNNNNNNNNNNNNNNNNNNNNNNNNNNNNNNNNNNNNNNNNNNNNNNNNNNNNNNNNNNNNNNNNNNNNNNNNNNNNNNNNNNNNNNNNNNNNNNNNNNNNNNNNNNNNNNNNNNNNNNNNNNNNNNNNNNNNNNNNNNNNNNNNNNNNNNNNNNNNNNNNNNNNNNNNNNNNNNNNNNNNNNNNNNNNNNNNNNNNNNNNNNNNNNNNNNNNNNNNNNNNNNNNNNNNNNNNNNNNNNNNNNNNNNNNNNNNNNNNNNNNNNNNNNNNNNNNNNNNNNNNNNNNNNNNNNNNNNNNNNNNNNNNNNNNNNNNNNNNNNNNNNNNNNNNNNNNNNNNNNNNNNNNNNNNNNNNNNNNNNNNNNNNNNNNNNNNNNNNNNNNNNNNNNNNNNNNNNNNNNNNNNNNNNNNNNNNNNNNNNNNNNNNNNNNNNNNNNNNNNNNNNNNNNNNNNNNNNNNNNNNNNNNNNNNNNNNNNNNNNNNNNNNNNNNNNNNNNNNNNNNNNNNNNNNNNNNNNNNNNNNNNNNNNNNNNNNNNNNNNNNNNNNNNNNNNNNNNNNNNNNNNNNNNNNNNNNNNNNNNNNNNNNNNNNNNNNNNNNNNNNNNNNNNNNNNNNNNNNNNNNNNNNNNNNNNNNNNNNNNNNNNNNNNNNNNNNNNNNNNNNNNNNNNNNNNNNNNNNNNNNNNNNNNNNNNNNNNNNNNNNNNNNNNNNNNNNNNNNNNNNNNNNNNNNNNNNNNNNNNNNNNNNNNNNNNNNNNNNNNNNNNNNNNNNNNNNNNNNNNNNNNNNNNNNNNNNNNNNNNNNNNNNNNNNNNNNNNNNNNNNNNNNNNNNNNNNNNNNNNNNNNNNNNNNNNNNNNNNNNNNNNNNNNNNNNNNNNNNNNNNNNNNNNNNNNNNNNNNNNNNNNNNNNNNNNNNNNNNNNNNNNNNNNNNNNNNNNNNNNNNNNNNNNNNNNNNNNNNNNNNNNNNNNNNNNNNNNNNNNNNNNNNNNNNNNNNNNNNNNNNNNNNNNNNNNNNNNNNNNNNNNNNNNNNNNNNNNNNNNNNNNNNNNNNNNNNNNNNNNNNNNNNNNNNNNNNNNNNNNNNNNNNNNNNNNNNNNNNNNNNNNNNNNNNNNNNNNNNNNNNNNNNNNNNNNNNNNNNNNNNNNNNNNNNNNNNNNNNNNNNNNNNNNNNNNNNNNNNNNNNNNNNNNNNNNNNNNNNNNNNNNNNNNNNNNNNNNNNNNNNNNNNNNNNNNNNNNNNNNNNNNNNNNNNNNNNNNNNNNNNNNNNNNNNNNNNNNNNNNNNNNNNNNNNNNNNNNNNNNNNNNNNNNNNNNNNNNNNNNNNNNNNNNNNNNNNNNNNNNNNNNNNNNNNNNNNNNNNNNNNNNNNNNNNNNNNNNNNNNNNNNNNNNNNNNNNNNNNNNNNNNNNNNNNNNNNNNNNNNNNNNNNNNNNNNNNNNNNNNNNNNNNNNNNNNNNNNNNNNNNNNNNNNNNNNNNNNNNNNNNNNNNNNNNNNNNNNNNNNNNNNNNNNNNNataaataaataaatatttaaaaatataagaattaatgcaaacaacaaatatAAGGGTGAATATTAGtggtaaaagaaataaatttaaatattttgtgagtcataaaaattataataataaataatgaatgaaataataataagaataaaaaaagaagaagaatctGGTGACCTGGCCTCCAAAGTCAACAAAAATGGAGCATTAAATGCTTCTTCGGCAGCCGAGATTTGGCAACTCAGCCGCAGCTGCCCGATGGAGGTTATGAATGGAAGCCTGGCCCTTTTCTGAATAGTTACAAGCCTGCGCCTTTCGTCTTCTCTCTTGCGGGTAACGTCTATGTGCTTTCCACAGGCGTTGAAGACCCTAAATCTTCCACTTTCGAGGTGCTGAAATCTAATAGCAGCAGCTGGGAAGTGCTCCCTCCTCCTCCGTCTGCTTTATGGAGTCAAAAACACTGCATAGTCGGGTCCTCTATCATTGATGGTAAGAAGATCGTTGTGCGTGGCatggattatatattttatatttatgatgCCACGGACAATCAATGGACCACAATGCAATATCCCTATGATCATCTGCTTAATAGGACCGGTGACTACTGCCTCCATGTACAGGACAATGGTTTCTTGGTAACCGGACCGGGCCATCCTTTTGTGATTAATTGTGGGTCTCAATCTTTTGAAACCTTTCCAGTAGATGCTCCAAATTCTGAAGAGTATTCTAAGGCACATGATTTAGATAAAGATTTTCATATCTGTCAATGGAATTTATTCCATTTAAAGGACAAAAAGTTCTTTTTCGTTGTCTTATGCGCTGATTATATGAATTATAAATCTTATGCCCGGCTTGGCACTTTTGATATGGATGATGACTTTGGATCTGACGTATCTGAGGCCAAGCATTTCAAGATGGCTGGATATGGTAATGTGTCTGATGCCAAGCGTTTCAAGATGGCTGGATACAGTGTTACCAATATGAAATTCAAGTCTATTGGTTTAGCAGATTGTATACGTTTACTGCCTTATATGGTCTCCTGTAAAATGTAAGTtcttatttaacttttacgtttttatgttttatatatatattgcatttttttaatatatttgttgTAATCTTGCAGAGGGGCGTTTTCTTTATGCTGAGTTGTTGTAATCTTGCATATGTTTTTAACATATGCTAATCTAAGCTTTTATCATatcatttttcttgataaaacACTGACAAGAAACTATTTAGAAATGTTATTGTAATGCAATGTgaatttcataattataacacattataattcCTATGTAAGGTATATTCATTCCATTATTacaaaaggacaaaaaaaaaacctttctttttactccttttaGATCCATAGCACTAAAAGGATACattctttaaagaaaacttatttaaattaaaaaatattatttatcttcTACTCTTGCAGTAGATAATTTAATTACTCTtacaaatataatttatttagacGTCTATGTCAAACACTTACATTGCAAAATTTGCAGTTACACTTAGATAAAGCGAATTATGAACATATTGACGTACAAATATTGTAAGAAGATATACAAAAATTGTTTAGCCGTTGTTGATTGCCATGTTTTTCTACAAACACTAAATTAGATCGAAGCTTGTAACTTCATCCctataattaagaaattaaattaaatacaaaatttccaaaaagCAAAAACCAAAACCACTTCCATCAACTTCGAACAAACTACAAAAATATTACCCTCATctacttaattaaaattttatgaataaaattcattatatactaaaaaaataatataaaaagaaatcaaatatgaaaaaaaaaatgtttaaataaaattgtataGAGGTAAAAGGCGGTAAGTTTCTCTTAACTGTAATGGGAAAATAAGGTAAGCCTTCTTTACAGTTTTTACTTTATGTTAGAAGTTCAATCAACCATTAAGTAATGCATAAACACTAAATGATTCTAATTGGAAGTAGCAAAAAAACCATCTAAAAGGTTAAGAAAATCATATAACCTGAGAATCAACACACTTCAAATTTAGAATTGTGGGGCCtctaagttttttttttaaaattataaattctcGTAGGACCTAATTAccttgttaaaattttactaataaaatgattaaaaacatACAAATAGGAGAAGGACATCAACCTTACTTATAATTTTACATGagcacaaattaaaattaaataaaggcCTAAGGACGGTTTTACTTTGTGTGCATAAATTGCTAAAGTAAAGATAAAACTACCTTTTTTACAAGAGTCTAAAAAGTAAAAggaaataacaataaaaataaattaggagTACTActcttttacatttatttaaaacaaacatatggtaaattaaatctatttaattttaaaataccaCCTAATTGGCCTTGAACTTGAATAAATACCTGAAGATTTTGGTGAGTATGACTTTGATTAGATAAGAAGTTTGTCGCCTGATTTCCTTCCTTGTAAATATGTGAAattctataaaaaatattttgcaagtatTTCCTTATTGATTCTAGCAAATACCGTAAATCATGTGACCTTTTTTTATCCTCCTGTAGCATATCAATAACCACTAGTGCGTCCATCTCTATCCACACTCTggttatattatatatttggCATAAAAGCAAGCTTCTGTGTAATGCTAATAATTCCGTCGTCATTGAATGAGTGGCCCCAAGATTctcagaaaaacaaaaaatgagcACACTTATATGATCGTGAAAAACTCATCcactttcaaaattattcTAGGAACTATCAtcaatatttaacttaaattcACCTGTCAATGATTTTACCCACCTAATAATTTGAGGAGGCCTGGGCTGTATGGTGTTGTATTCAAAACCCCACAATTTGGTGATTTGGGTATCTCCTTTCCATTGCCATTTTTTCAAGAGATCACCTTGGTGCAACTGTgtcattatttttatgataCGCCATAATCAAGTTTAATTTCAACTAATTGGGTACTCATGAAgagtattttaataattttttttacataatcgAGTTTTTAAAATGGGTTCGGTAATTATTAAGTAATGGGTATGTATTAAAATTCAGATTAGggtattaaatttaaaaaatattcagATGCTTGTAAGGTTCAGATATCTCATTCAATAATCAGGGTTGGGTTCAGGTATCTCAAAATTAGAGATTACCCTACTCATTGACATCTCTATTCCTTGAGCATAGCAGCCCATTGAACCACTAGTCTATTTGGTAATcgaaaaataatttatgaaaaatttttttcatgtaaaatattttacaaaaaaattttatattttatgttgtttggataagttatcgaaaacattttttattatttggatCAAAATGTATTCTTGAACAATATTATAtaatctttttccttcactctgatttttttcataaaatttttttctatcaaGATTTTAACcaactatatttttaatacaATAGATATTTAAgagaaatattttaaatatatataaatatctaaaacaaaaaaaatttaaatcaaatcaaatagtCTGACAAGACAGATACAAGATGcatagtttaatttatttaaactcTTGTATTGAAGcatacatttaaataagatttttttaaccCCGCTAAATATTTATCATCCGTTTAATAGTTAATCAGGCGATCGGACGGACAAGgatttcttatatatttttttttataattgaaaaagtAAGAATTCGAACCTTACTCTTTAAGTAGAGgatcatgcaccaaccaatgaggTAAATGCTTGAATTCAGGATTTCTCGTATTTTAAAtctgcatatatatatatatatatatatataaagggACAGATATCGGCTAGGGCTTTCTGGTCATCAATTCAGGGATTGAGGGTTTGAAACAATGTCAGATTTTCCATGCTTTCAGATTGCACAGCCTCTAAGTCTAGAGCATTTCAATGAGCCTTTAGAGGATATTGATTATGATTCAGATTTTGACGATGATTTTTATTCTCAGTTTGATCAGATTGCGGTTCCTGAGAAACCCATCCAATGCAATCCGGTATCCATGAGGCCTTTACTAGTCGAGAAATTACCGAGCGATGCGTGGGACAAGTGGTGCAAGGACGATGTTGTGTGCTTCGCTATGGGAGGAAACGACATACTGAAGGTCTACTTCGCGGATCCAAGGGATGCCTCGGTCTACCACGTTACTGATTTCGATTTCGTGAAATTCCACCTCCCGCGATTTGATAACACGGTCGGTTGCACCCTCTCGGGTTCAAGCTCTACATGATCGGCCGCCGCTCTCGTTATCGTGATGGTTCCACCGACGTCTACTTTTGCGATGTGGCAACTCAGCCGCAGCTGCCCGATGGAGGTTATGAATGAAAGCCTGGTCCTATTCTGAATAGTTACAAGCCTGAGCCTTTCGTTTTC from Theobroma cacao cultivar B97-61/B2 chromosome 9, Criollo_cocoa_genome_V2, whole genome shotgun sequence harbors:
- the LOC108663309 gene encoding uncharacterized protein LOC108663309; this encodes MDYIFYIYDATDNQWTTMQYPYDHLLNRTGDYCLHVQDNGFLVTGPGHPFVINCGSQSFETFPVDAPNSEEYSKAHDLDKDFHICQWNLFHLKDKKFFFVVLCADYMNYKSYARLGTFDMDDDFGSDVSEAKHFKMAGYGNVSDAKRFKMAGYSVTNMKFKSIGLADCIRLLPYMVSCKIGAFSLC